A part of Leptospira congkakensis genomic DNA contains:
- a CDS encoding S49 family peptidase has product MFRILFLVIFLPFRLLYQIYLRLSLAFQSRREVYEIEFPAVFEDSYKSYFVKKFQGKEETVTRLELLILLKLIQKNGKIKTLDISLPPLEWTLSEFYEVRNQILAIRESGKKVRIFAKEGGVGTLLLLTAATEKFLGPESEFTVLLPSAEPMFFGKFLKAWGIEVQAFASGPYKSFAESFTRGEFSKEAKKNLETLILDLRKVLLTALTNGNKSLEPLFYKPMLSADELLSAGVITGIKTENEFFSEDRKVFSGNYPSLHHSIKEFRIFPKRKVEVVVLPLEGGIEGGDYLHKNRENGKIEAFSLIPNLKALAEDKKIKAVILEISSPGGSAFYSEQIHQEIMELKKTKIVTAYFKDTVASGGYYIGSAVDHITASPVCITGSIGAVSIRANLQKLYKRFQLNKEAVGFYPFRDIHSEFQPLSKQSVQYLESQIKKIEGLFYRRVAEGRKIPLEDLPKIGMGRVYLPTIENKIVDSLGGLLDAVHEVKERLGGKPIILTEELPAYNLKNKIPILGGLMTELKFLESLNEVSLLSPVRLAWKNRK; this is encoded by the coding sequence GTGTTTCGAATTCTTTTTTTGGTAATTTTTCTACCCTTCCGGCTTCTGTACCAGATTTACCTACGTCTAAGCCTCGCCTTCCAATCACGCCGAGAAGTGTATGAAATCGAATTTCCCGCTGTTTTCGAAGATTCCTACAAGTCCTATTTTGTCAAAAAATTTCAAGGCAAAGAAGAAACAGTCACTAGACTCGAACTCCTCATCCTCTTAAAACTCATTCAAAAAAATGGGAAAATCAAAACCCTCGATATTTCGTTACCACCACTCGAATGGACTCTCTCCGAGTTTTATGAAGTCAGAAACCAAATTTTAGCAATTCGGGAATCCGGAAAAAAAGTGCGGATCTTTGCCAAGGAAGGCGGCGTTGGAACATTACTCCTATTAACAGCAGCTACTGAAAAGTTTTTGGGACCCGAATCTGAATTTACGGTTTTACTTCCCAGCGCCGAACCCATGTTTTTTGGTAAATTTTTAAAAGCCTGGGGAATCGAGGTCCAAGCCTTTGCCTCTGGCCCATACAAATCCTTTGCCGAAAGTTTCACAAGAGGAGAATTTTCCAAAGAGGCTAAAAAGAATTTAGAAACACTCATTTTAGATTTAAGAAAAGTTTTACTGACCGCCCTTACCAATGGAAACAAATCCTTAGAACCATTATTCTACAAACCAATGTTATCAGCAGATGAACTTTTGTCTGCTGGAGTCATTACAGGGATCAAAACAGAAAATGAATTTTTCTCAGAAGACCGAAAGGTATTTTCCGGAAACTATCCTTCCCTCCACCATTCTATTAAAGAATTTCGAATTTTCCCCAAACGAAAGGTGGAAGTGGTAGTCCTTCCTTTAGAAGGAGGAATTGAGGGTGGCGATTATTTGCATAAAAATAGAGAAAACGGAAAAATCGAAGCCTTCTCTCTGATTCCAAATTTGAAAGCTCTTGCAGAAGATAAAAAAATAAAAGCCGTTATTTTAGAAATCTCCTCTCCGGGTGGGTCCGCCTTCTATTCCGAACAAATCCACCAAGAAATTATGGAACTTAAAAAAACAAAAATTGTCACTGCCTATTTTAAAGATACGGTTGCCAGTGGTGGGTATTACATCGGTTCGGCGGTGGATCATATCACAGCTTCGCCAGTTTGTATTACAGGTTCCATTGGAGCCGTTAGTATTCGCGCCAACTTACAGAAATTATACAAAAGATTCCAATTGAATAAAGAGGCTGTAGGATTTTATCCTTTTCGAGACATCCATTCTGAATTCCAACCTCTCTCCAAACAAAGTGTCCAGTATTTAGAATCCCAAATCAAAAAAATTGAAGGATTATTCTACAGACGAGTTGCGGAAGGCCGAAAGATTCCTTTGGAAGATTTACCAAAGATTGGAATGGGCCGAGTGTATTTGCCTACAATAGAAAACAAAATTGTGGATTCCCTTGGGGGACTTTTGGATGCCGTTCACGAAGTAAAAGAACGGTTAGGTGGAAAGCCAATTATACTCACGGAAGAACTCCCTGCTTATAATTTAAAAAACAAAATCCCTATTCTTGGGGGACTTATGACAGAACTAAAATTTCTAGAGTCTTTAAACGAAGTTTCTCTCTTAAGTCCCGTACGCCTTGCTTGGAAAAACCGAAAGTAA